The Funiculus sociatus GB2-C1 genome segment TATTATGTAGAGACGCGAAATTTTACGTCTCTACATTCGGCATAGGTAGTGTTTGTTGGTACAGTCCCACTTTTTAGTGTGAGGGATACAGAAATAGAATGCTGCCGATAATTCCTTTCTTTGGCTTTTTAAATTTTCATTTCCTATGGTACTTTCATCCCACGTTGCACAGCCGGACGCTGCTGAATTGTCTCAAACCAACGTTTGAGATTTGGATGATTATCTAGTGTTAAACCTTGAAATTCATAAATGGCAACCCAAGGAAATGTCGCAATATCTGCAATCGAGTAGTGATCACAGATAAATTCACGTTCAGAGAGTTGTTTATCTAAAACTCCGTAAAGCCTCAAGCTTTCTTTTTCATATCGTTCAATTGCGTAAGGAATCTTTTCTGGGGAAAACTTTTTAAAGTGGTTCAATTGACCAAACATTGGCCCCACGCTTGCCATCTGAAACATTAGCCATTCCAGCACTTGAAAGCGACCTTTTTGTTCAGCGGGCAGAAATTTGCCAGTTTTCTCTGCTAGATAAATCAGGATGGCACCAGACTCAAAAATTGTCATGTCGGTGTCTCGGTCAATAATAGCGGGAATCTTGCTATTGGGATTAATTGCTACAAATTCTGGAGTAAATTGCTCGTTTTTGGTTATATCAATCTTGTGGACGTTGTAAGGAAGCTCAACTTCCTCCAACATGACAGAAGCCTTGCGCCCGTTTGGTGTTGTGAAGGTGTAAAGGTCAATCATGATTTTACTCCTGAGAATTGCCGTTTACCGAGGGTAGTGTAGCTTGAATTGCCTAAAAGCGATCGCTTCCACACGGAAGCATCCCGTTTTTACAAATATTAGTCTGCGAAGGCAGGCTTTGTTTGTTTAGTCACGACTTTAGTCATCGGACATTTTTACTTCCACACACTCCCCCGTAGAAGCAACTACCATAATTTCAGCCCCCAAAGTTCAAAACAAGCTTTTAGATGCAGGTAACATCTCCCATTTTTAAAGACTTAGTGCTAGTTGGTGGCGGACATAGCCATGCTATTGCACTGAAAATGTTTGCCATGAAACCGTTGCCGGGAGTACGCCTGACGCTAATTTCAGAGGTATCACACACTCCCTATTCTGGAATGCTTCCCGGTCATGTGGCAGGACTCTATGATTATGATGAAAGTCATATTGACTTGCGCCGCCTTGCCCAATTTGCCCAAGCGCAGGTGTATATTGACCGGGTAATTGGTCTAGACCTAGACAATAATAAAGTGATTTGTTTTAACCGTCCAGATGTTGCCTTTGACTTGTTATCAATCAATATTGGCAGCACTCCAACAATAATATCTGTTCCGGGAGCAGCTGAATACGCTATTCCAGCTAAACCAGTACCAAAGCTTTTGAGTGCATGGAACCAGCTGCTTAAGGATGTTGCGGCAAATCCCGAAAAACCTATAAAAATTGCTATTGTCGGTGGAGGTGCTGGAGGTGTGGAACTGGCACTAGCAATGCACTCTCGCCTAGATAAATTTTCTAAACAAAACCCAGAAATTCATTTATTCCATA includes the following:
- a CDS encoding glutathione binding-like protein, giving the protein MIDLYTFTTPNGRKASVMLEEVELPYNVHKIDITKNEQFTPEFVAINPNSKIPAIIDRDTDMTIFESGAILIYLAEKTGKFLPAEQKGRFQVLEWLMFQMASVGPMFGQLNHFKKFSPEKIPYAIERYEKESLRLYGVLDKQLSEREFICDHYSIADIATFPWVAIYEFQGLTLDNHPNLKRWFETIQQRPAVQRGMKVP